CATATTGTTGATAACTATGCTGCACTGTTACCGGAAATCGAAAAGTGCAAAGGGCAGTTCTCCGTGAAAAGGTTCATTGAAGACTGGCAGCTGCTGAAGGATGTGCATGCAAAATGATGTGCAGACGTGGAATGTTTGAACAGATGGTGTGCCGTCTCCGTGAACGCCTTAACCGGGTTACGCCTTTACGCTACCTGTACGTATTCATTACGCTTCTTTCCGGCCAAGGGGGTGCTGCCACCTGGAAAGCCATAAAGCGCAAACTGCATGTGCTGCGCCTGGCAGTGGTACGGCCAAAGGACCGGCAGGACCTGTCCGCGATTCTGGAACTGCACCGTAATCAGCCCGTCATCGTCTACCCTCCTGTAATCAACTGGCACATCCCCCTGTTCCAGCGACCTCAGCAGTTGGCCAAGGCCCTGGCCGGTCAGGGGCTCCTCTATTTCTACTGTACCGATAATTGCCTTTACGATGATGTCCAAGGTTTTGAACAGCTTGTCCCTAACCTCTATCTTACCAACAGATTGTCACTGTTGCAGAGGTTGCCGGGGCGCAAGGTCCTGCATCTTTATTCGACTGATTATCAGACCACGCCGGGAGATATACGGCGGGAGCTCGCACAGGTAAGTTTGATTATCTATGAGTATGTGGATGAACTGAACGACAAGCTTGCCGGTTTTCGCATCCCCAGTTACACCTATGAGAAGCACCGGCTGCTGCTTGAGGATGAGCGCTGTATCGTGGTGGCCACGGCGGACCTCCTGTACCGGGAGGTTGTCTCCTGCCGTTCCCGGAATTGCGCCCTTGTGACTAACGGGGTGGACTATGCTCATTTTGCCGTGCCCCGTAATGCCGAGGCGATTCCGGAAGCTTTGCGACCGGCCATTGCTGCCGGCAGGCCATTGATCGGCTATATGGGCGCTCTGGCCAGTTGGTTCGACTATGAGCTGGTAAGACGCATTGCCAGGGAACGGCCCGATTATACGGTGGTGCTCATTGGCTTTGACTATGATGGCACGTTGGAAAGGCACCGGCTTCACTCTCTGCCGAACTTGATCTTTACTGGCCCCGTGCCTTATCAGCGGCTACCCGAGTACACCTGCTGGTTCGAT
This region of Geotalea daltonii FRC-32 genomic DNA includes:
- a CDS encoding glycosyltransferase, with amino-acid sequence MFEQMVCRLRERLNRVTPLRYLYVFITLLSGQGGAATWKAIKRKLHVLRLAVVRPKDRQDLSAILELHRNQPVIVYPPVINWHIPLFQRPQQLAKALAGQGLLYFYCTDNCLYDDVQGFEQLVPNLYLTNRLSLLQRLPGRKVLHLYSTDYQTTPGDIRRELAQVSLIIYEYVDELNDKLAGFRIPSYTYEKHRLLLEDERCIVVATADLLYREVVSCRSRNCALVTNGVDYAHFAVPRNAEAIPEALRPAIAAGRPLIGYMGALASWFDYELVRRIARERPDYTVVLIGFDYDGTLERHRLHSLPNLIFTGPVPYQRLPEYTCWFDVATIPFLLNDITESTSPIKLFEYMAMGHPIVTTGMPECRKYRSVLVGEDHDDFIAKIDHALTLREDAVYKQLLQMEALENTWDAKAGVIADLIRKNLERPWRN